GGAACGAACCGGGTAGGCCTTGAAAACGCCCTTACCGGCCTTCGTGTCGACATCCAGCCACTCGGGGAAGCCACGCGAAGCAGCCGCTTCCAGCGCAGCCTTGACCCGCAGGTGACCACGCGCACGTTCGGTCAGCTCGACAACATCACCCGGACGCACGACGTACGACGGGATGTTCACGCGCTTGCCATTCACCAGCACGCCATTGTGACGCACGACCTGACGCGCCTCGGCACGCGAAGCGCCGAAACCCATGCGATACGCAACAGAGTCCAGACGACCCTCGAGCAGTTGCAGCAGGTTCTCACCGGTCTGACCGCGACGACGGTCCGCCTCGGCGTAGACCTTGCGGAACTGGCGCTCGAGCACGCCATAAAGACGACGGATCTTCTGCTTTTCACGCAGCTGCACGCCATAACCCGACAGACGCTGACCCGAGCGCTGGCCGTGTTGGCCAGGCGCGTAGGCACGGCGCTCGATGGCGCACTTGTCGGTGAAACACTTTTCGCCCTTCAGAAACAGCTTTTCGCCTTCGCGACGGCACTGACGGCACTTGGGATCGAGATTACGAGCCACTTATCAACTCCTTGTCAGATACGGCGCTTTTTCGGCGGACGGCAGCCGTTATGCGGGATGGGGGTGATGTCCGTGATGCTGGAAATCTTGATCCCCAGCGCGTTCAGCGCGCGAACGGAAGACTCGCGACCCGGACCGGGGCCCTTGATACGCACTTCCAGGTTCTTGATGCCGCATTCCTGCGCGACCTTGCCAGCCGCTTCGGCCGCTACCTGCGCAGCGAACGGCGTGCTCTTGCGCGAGCCCTTGAAGCCAGCGCCGCCGGACGTTGCCCACGAGAGAGCATTGCCCTGACGGTCGGTGATGGTGATGATCGTATTATTGAAGCTCGCGTGAACGTGGGCGATACCCTCAGCCACGTTCTTCTTGACCTTCTTACGAACCTTCGTTCCAGTCTTAGCCATTATCGGTTCCTATTACTTCTTGCCGGCGATCGCCTTGCGGGGACCTTTGCGGGTACGCGCATTCGTACGAGTGCGCTGACCCCGCAGCGGCAGGCCGCGACGATGACGCACGCCGCGATAGCAGCCCAGGTCCATCAGTCGCTTGATGTTCATCGTCACTTCACGACGCAGATCGCCCTCAACAACGAAACGACCGACTTCGTCACGCAGCTTTTCCATGTCCGACTCGGTCAGATCCTTGATCTTCGTCGAGCGAACGATGCCTGCGGCGTCGCAAATCTTCTGAGCACGCGTACGGCCGATCCCAAAGATTGCGGTCAACGCGATCTCGGCGTGCTTGTGATTGGGAATGTTTACCCCAGCAATACGGGCCATCCGTCTACCCCAAAACGCGAAACATTAAATTTTAATAGCTAGAGTTGACTTAATCAACCCTGGCGCTGCTTATGCCGCGGATCGGTGCAGATGACGCGAACGACACCTTTGCGGCGGATGATCTTGCAATTGCGGCAAAGCCGCTTGACTGAAGCCTGGACTCGCATGTTCTTGCTCCTGTTTCTCTATTCTCACTTGGTCCGGAACACGATCCGGCCCTTGGTCAGGTCGTAAGGGGTCAACTGCACCGTAACCTTGTCTCCAGGGAGGATGCGGATGTAATGCATGCGCATCTTGCCGGAGATGTGGCCGAGGACCATGTGTCCGTTCTCGAGCCTTACGCGGAACGTTGCGTTGGGGAGGTTTTCCGTGACCTCGCCCTGCATCTCGATGACATCTTCCTTGGCCATGTCTTACCGGGTCGGGAGACCGGCCCCCTTGAAGTTCGCCTTCTTCAGCAGACTCTCGTACTGGTGCGACATCACGAACGCCTGAACCTGTGCCATAAAGTCCATCGTGACGACCACGATGATCAGCAGGGAGGTGCCACCGAAGTAGAACGGCACGTTCCACTTCAGGATCAGGAACTCGGGCAGCAGGCAGACCAGGGTGATGTACACCGCGCCGGCCAGCGTCAGCCGCATGAGAATCTTGTCAATGTAGCGAGCGGTCTGATCGCCCGGGCGGATCCCCGGAACGAACGCCCCACTCTTCTTCAGATTGTCGGCCGTCTCGCGAGCGTTGAACACCAGCGCCGTGTAAAAGAAGCAGAAGAACACGATCGCCAGCGCGTACAGCATCACGTAGATCGGTTGCCCCGGAGACAACGTGGATGCGATGTCCCGCAGCCAGTACATCCCCTCGGAAGAGCCGAACCACTGCCCCAGCGTCGCCGGGAACAGGATGATGCTCGACGCGAAGATCGGCGGAATCACGCCGGACATGTTCAGCTTCAGAGGCAGGTGGGAACTCTGACCACCGTAAACCTTGTTGCCGACCTGCCGCTTGGCGTAATTCACCAGGATCTTCCGCTGCCCCCGCTCCACGAACACCACGAAGCCCGTCACCAGCGCCACCAGCACGCAGATGAACAGCGCGGTGAAAGGATGCATCGACCCAGTCCGAACCAGTTCGAACAGACCACCGATCGCACTCGGCAAGCCTGCTGCGATGCCTGCGAAGATGATGATCGAGATACCGTTGCCGATGCCACGTTCCGTAATCTGCTCGCCCAGCCACATCAGGAACATCGTCCCCGTGACGAGCGTGGCGACGGTGACGAAACGGAACATGAGTCCCGGTTCCAGCACGAGGCCAGGCTGCCCTTCAAGCGCGATCGCGATACCCAGCGACTGCGCGAAGGCCAGCACGAGCGTACCGTAGCGCGTGTACTGGGTGATCTTCCGACGCCCCGCCTCACCCTCCTTCTTGAGCGCCTCCAGCGTAGGCACCGCCACCGTCATCAGTTGCATGATGATGGAGGCCGAGATGTAGGGCATGATGCCCAGGGCGAAGATCGTGAAGCGCGACAGCGCGCCACCCGAGAACAGGTTGAAGACGCCGAGAATGCCGCCCGCCTGCGACTGGAACAGCTCAGCCAGCCGCTCGGGATCGATACCCGGGACGGGGATGTGCGCACCCAAACGATAGACGATGAGCGCGCCCAGCAGGAACAGAAGGCGACGCTTGAGGTCGCCGAACCGCCCCGGATTGCCCAGCGTGGCA
This genomic window from Thauera humireducens contains:
- the rpmJ gene encoding 50S ribosomal protein L36; this encodes MRVQASVKRLCRNCKIIRRKGVVRVICTDPRHKQRQG
- the infA gene encoding translation initiation factor IF-1; translated protein: MAKEDVIEMQGEVTENLPNATFRVRLENGHMVLGHISGKMRMHYIRILPGDKVTVQLTPYDLTKGRIVFRTK
- the rpsK gene encoding 30S ribosomal protein S11; this translates as MAKTGTKVRKKVKKNVAEGIAHVHASFNNTIITITDRQGNALSWATSGGAGFKGSRKSTPFAAQVAAEAAGKVAQECGIKNLEVRIKGPGPGRESSVRALNALGIKISSITDITPIPHNGCRPPKKRRI
- the rpsD gene encoding 30S ribosomal protein S4, translating into MARNLDPKCRQCRREGEKLFLKGEKCFTDKCAIERRAYAPGQHGQRSGQRLSGYGVQLREKQKIRRLYGVLERQFRKVYAEADRRRGQTGENLLQLLEGRLDSVAYRMGFGASRAEARQVVRHNGVLVNGKRVNIPSYVVRPGDVVELTERARGHLRVKAALEAAASRGFPEWLDVDTKAGKGVFKAYPVRSELPPTINEGLVVELYSR
- the secY gene encoding preprotein translocase subunit SecY; this encodes MATPSATLGNPGRFGDLKRRLLFLLGALIVYRLGAHIPVPGIDPERLAELFQSQAGGILGVFNLFSGGALSRFTIFALGIMPYISASIIMQLMTVAVPTLEALKKEGEAGRRKITQYTRYGTLVLAFAQSLGIAIALEGQPGLVLEPGLMFRFVTVATLVTGTMFLMWLGEQITERGIGNGISIIIFAGIAAGLPSAIGGLFELVRTGSMHPFTALFICVLVALVTGFVVFVERGQRKILVNYAKRQVGNKVYGGQSSHLPLKLNMSGVIPPIFASSIILFPATLGQWFGSSEGMYWLRDIASTLSPGQPIYVMLYALAIVFFCFFYTALVFNARETADNLKKSGAFVPGIRPGDQTARYIDKILMRLTLAGAVYITLVCLLPEFLILKWNVPFYFGGTSLLIIVVVTMDFMAQVQAFVMSHQYESLLKKANFKGAGLPTR
- the rpsM gene encoding 30S ribosomal protein S13, coding for MARIAGVNIPNHKHAEIALTAIFGIGRTRAQKICDAAGIVRSTKIKDLTESDMEKLRDEVGRFVVEGDLRREVTMNIKRLMDLGCYRGVRHRRGLPLRGQRTRTNARTRKGPRKAIAGKK